A region from the Microcoleus sp. AS-A8 genome encodes:
- a CDS encoding ABC transporter permease, producing MSFGRIWAIASNGFREVIRDRILYLIGLFTLLLLLALRLLPEIAATTQDKIFLDVGLAAIELLSVFVAVFVGTSLINKEIDKRTVLLLIPKPVTRAEFIIGKHLGLSGVLAVLMISLTLVYLILLSFSQIEYPLASILVSTLYLFLKLSLLIAVALLFGVFTSSVLATLLTLAVYFLGNLTRDIVTVGNLSRNSNLESLTHTLYLVLPDLSRLNLKNEAVYGILPAPQTLLSNGVYGVFYTVLLLAIAILIFSRREF from the coding sequence GTGAGCTTTGGGCGGATTTGGGCTATCGCCTCGAATGGATTTCGGGAAGTGATTCGCGATCGCATCTTATATCTGATTGGCTTGTTTACTCTGCTGTTGCTTCTGGCACTACGGCTTTTGCCGGAAATAGCAGCCACCACACAGGACAAAATTTTTCTAGATGTCGGTCTAGCCGCAATTGAACTGTTGAGTGTTTTCGTGGCTGTGTTTGTCGGTACCAGTTTAATTAACAAGGAAATCGACAAACGCACGGTCTTACTCTTAATTCCTAAGCCCGTAACACGCGCCGAATTTATTATTGGCAAACACTTGGGGCTGTCTGGTGTTCTGGCCGTTTTGATGATTTCACTGACACTCGTCTACCTAATTTTGCTGAGTTTCAGTCAAATAGAATACCCTTTAGCCAGTATTCTCGTTTCAACCCTTTATCTATTCTTAAAGCTGTCTTTGCTGATCGCGGTGGCGCTGTTGTTTGGCGTTTTTACCAGCTCAGTTTTAGCCACCCTGCTCACCTTAGCCGTTTATTTCTTGGGAAACTTGACCCGTGATATCGTAACCGTTGGCAACTTAAGCCGCAACTCAAACCTTGAGAGCTTAACTCATACTCTGTACCTCGTTTTACCCGATTTATCTCGCCTCAATTTAAAGAATGAGGCTGTTTATGGCATACTGCCAGCACCACAAACTCTATTGAGTAATGGGGTGTATGGGGTGTTCTATACGGTATTGCTTTTAGCGATCGCTATCCTCATTTTTTCGCGCCGTGAGTTTTAA
- a CDS encoding DUF5357 domain-containing protein — protein sequence MKYLLTLYNWLRKEVRLPSAFSWETLIVLSVFSYYMAILANDWVRDFIVNFGWIFLILGVFWGTTASNQLRIGYKDPSRPGFPLSPWITGALVSIYIFGVVADDETGEISRNMLIYWPIISAIIAAIPEYVGVGLKIKIPPREKRKNQFLLFASQILLSCWFQFHFLIQDYVAQYPTMVADDFRKSAFVVKWEAPLSTQTPRGAEILDAMGVQLREPLNARRWSDVERLLLPKELKNLIGTTQKQVKERLSPVWEDDLWEVSLAGGKATARDAGGYNLPLQAIWRGPRSSTQPYTVTKNCQIIQISPAASAATKALNTPINAQPVPVSRFECQEVKGWGVDQPRNRPDSFIRT from the coding sequence GTGAAATATCTCCTCACTCTTTACAATTGGCTACGAAAAGAAGTTCGTCTTCCCAGTGCCTTTTCCTGGGAAACTCTCATTGTTTTGAGCGTGTTTTCCTACTACATGGCAATCCTGGCCAATGATTGGGTCAGAGACTTTATTGTTAATTTTGGCTGGATTTTCTTAATTTTGGGCGTCTTCTGGGGGACGACGGCTTCTAACCAGCTGAGAATCGGTTACAAAGACCCATCAAGACCCGGTTTTCCCTTGAGTCCCTGGATTACCGGCGCACTCGTGAGTATTTACATTTTTGGTGTTGTTGCTGACGATGAGACCGGTGAAATCTCACGCAACATGCTGATTTACTGGCCAATTATCTCAGCGATTATTGCCGCTATCCCTGAATATGTGGGAGTGGGGTTAAAGATCAAAATCCCGCCCCGGGAGAAGCGCAAAAACCAGTTTCTTTTATTTGCTAGCCAAATTCTTCTCAGTTGTTGGTTCCAATTTCACTTCCTGATTCAGGACTACGTAGCGCAATATCCGACAATGGTCGCTGATGACTTTCGCAAGAGTGCTTTTGTGGTGAAATGGGAAGCGCCACTGTCCACCCAAACCCCCAGAGGTGCCGAAATTTTAGATGCCATGGGAGTTCAGTTAAGAGAGCCGTTGAATGCTAGACGCTGGTCCGATGTCGAGCGATTACTCTTACCCAAAGAACTCAAAAATTTGATTGGCACGACCCAAAAGCAAGTGAAGGAAAGACTTTCACCGGTTTGGGAAGATGATTTATGGGAGGTGAGCTTAGCCGGAGGAAAGGCTACAGCTAGGGATGCTGGAGGGTATAATCTACCCCTGCAAGCAATTTGGAGAGGGCCTCGCTCTAGCACTCAACCCTATACCGTGACCAAGAATTGTCAAATTATTCAGATTTCCCCAGCCGCCAGCGCGGCAACGAAGGCTCTGAACACCCCGATCAATGCTCAGCCTGTCCCCGTTAGCCGTTTTGAGTGTCAAGAGGTTAAAGGTTGGGGGGTCGATCAACCCAGAAACCGACCGGATAGCTTTATCCGTACTTGA
- a CDS encoding GspE/PulE family protein, translating to MQTISASLPSAWQKLRNHEISCEEALSLLVDDQGTVNREGLDQEVTHRFFRHFPDRKTLPPVIPLLLWRGCYYLGSPVTLSTQTIQDLSDRALTEIKVIPISNKSFRVWFHTQNLDPNRISAIPLVNPLTGELEKEDISETTEAYLAKAVDQIGKIKTLISGALRNRASDLHLEPMPDGLRVRYRIDGVLRDITKLKLDISRKVIVALKVMSGMDIAESRRPQDGRIGEKYAGNEDAELGMDMRVSTLPCVGGEKAVIRLLPRQNPFSKIEDLGFSEKTLSIYGSWLQQPQGMIILTGPTGSGKTSTLYTSLQHVATEHVNVVTVEDPVEYILPGITQTQVHERAGMTFAAGLRSILRQDPDIIMVGEIRDSETAETAVRAALTGHLVFTTLHTNDAIGAIPRIKDIGPDPALISDALLGIVAQRLVRRVCPHCAQAHTPTEQELQTLGLQNHTNLGSWKRGQGCDKCFNSGYLGREAIVELLDIDDRVREIIYEGTMTQLHHYLKEIKFASFGVAARQKVTTGATTVEEVLRVLPRSAFCRNQFLGKD from the coding sequence ATGCAAACGATTTCTGCCTCATTGCCCTCGGCTTGGCAAAAGCTGAGAAATCACGAAATTAGCTGCGAAGAAGCCCTCTCGCTCTTGGTGGATGACCAAGGGACGGTGAACCGGGAAGGGCTGGATCAGGAAGTGACTCACCGATTCTTTCGGCATTTCCCCGATCGCAAGACCTTACCCCCTGTGATTCCCCTGTTACTTTGGCGAGGCTGCTACTACCTGGGAAGCCCAGTGACGCTATCGACACAGACGATTCAAGACCTGAGCGATCGCGCCCTCACCGAAATTAAAGTCATCCCCATCAGCAATAAAAGCTTTCGCGTCTGGTTTCACACCCAAAACCTCGACCCGAACCGCATTAGTGCTATCCCTTTGGTGAATCCTCTCACGGGGGAACTCGAAAAAGAGGACATCTCAGAAACCACAGAAGCCTACCTGGCAAAAGCCGTTGACCAGATTGGTAAAATTAAAACGCTGATTTCTGGGGCATTACGCAACCGCGCCAGCGATCTTCACCTCGAACCCATGCCCGACGGATTGAGAGTCCGCTATCGCATTGATGGAGTCTTGCGGGATATTACCAAACTCAAACTCGATATCAGCCGTAAGGTGATTGTCGCCCTCAAAGTCATGTCTGGCATGGACATTGCGGAAAGTCGCCGCCCTCAAGATGGCCGGATTGGCGAAAAGTATGCAGGCAATGAAGATGCCGAATTGGGCATGGATATGCGAGTGAGTACTCTCCCCTGTGTGGGTGGCGAAAAAGCGGTGATTCGCTTACTGCCCAGACAAAACCCCTTTTCCAAAATTGAAGACTTGGGCTTCTCGGAGAAAACACTTTCCATCTACGGCAGTTGGTTGCAGCAGCCCCAAGGCATGATTATCCTCACCGGCCCGACGGGTTCCGGGAAAACCAGTACACTTTACACCAGCCTGCAACACGTCGCCACAGAACATGTCAATGTGGTAACCGTAGAAGACCCAGTGGAGTATATCTTACCGGGCATCACCCAAACTCAGGTGCATGAACGTGCCGGAATGACCTTTGCGGCAGGATTAAGGTCAATTTTGCGCCAAGACCCCGACATCATTATGGTAGGGGAAATTCGAGATAGTGAAACGGCTGAAACCGCTGTACGCGCAGCCTTGACGGGTCATTTGGTATTTACCACACTCCATACAAATGATGCGATTGGTGCCATTCCCCGAATTAAAGATATTGGCCCAGACCCCGCTTTAATTAGTGATGCCCTACTCGGAATTGTGGCGCAGCGTTTAGTGCGTCGCGTGTGTCCCCACTGTGCTCAAGCGCACACGCCGACAGAACAAGAGTTGCAAACACTCGGCTTACAAAATCATACCAATTTGGGTTCTTGGAAACGGGGCCAGGGCTGTGATAAATGTTTCAATTCCGGCTACCTGGGGCGGGAAGCGATTGTCGAGTTACTGGATATCGATGACCGGGTACGGGAAATTATCTATGAAGGGACAATGACCCAATTGCATCACTATCTCAAGGAAATCAAGTTTGCTTCCTTTGGCGTAGCGGCAAGACAAAAGGTAACAACGGGTGCAACAACGGTTGAGGAGGTGTTGCGAGTGTTACCCCGAAGTGCTTTTTGTCGGAATCAATTTTTAGGCAAAGATTGA
- a CDS encoding FHA domain-containing protein, whose protein sequence is MIKFLIIDDQTGESLEENLTPETIIQGGGLIGRHPSCDIVLNSREVSRVHGRILYREGHYYFTDLGSTGGSHVNKQEASTNENFLLKPNDIIRIGGFILLVKEVPMNDHSTLQQPDKAPALPVEPRQIEQLIFKSEEIKAQGLINPITAEFVFQGKLLAEGLSFSPRFRQKAIDLCQTELNAGKFCLLVEHSDHVTIWQEEQVEKQSNIPQPLPLNPLKIGGI, encoded by the coding sequence ATGATCAAATTCCTAATCATCGATGACCAAACAGGCGAGTCTTTGGAAGAAAACCTGACACCAGAAACTATAATTCAAGGCGGAGGCTTGATTGGCCGACACCCTAGTTGTGATATCGTTCTGAACAGTCGTGAAGTGAGTCGCGTCCATGGCAGGATTCTGTACCGAGAAGGACATTATTACTTTACTGACCTGGGGAGTACAGGGGGTTCCCATGTGAACAAACAAGAGGCTTCGACCAATGAAAACTTCCTGCTGAAGCCGAATGATATCATCCGAATTGGTGGATTTATCCTCCTCGTCAAAGAGGTGCCGATGAATGATCATAGTACCCTACAACAACCAGATAAAGCCCCAGCGTTGCCTGTAGAACCACGTCAAATTGAACAGTTAATCTTTAAATCAGAAGAAATAAAAGCTCAGGGTCTAATTAATCCAATCACGGCTGAGTTTGTTTTTCAGGGCAAGCTGCTAGCAGAGGGTTTATCGTTTTCCCCTCGCTTCCGGCAAAAGGCTATTGATCTGTGTCAAACAGAGCTTAATGCAGGTAAATTTTGTTTATTGGTGGAACACTCTGACCATGTCACGATTTGGCAGGAAGAACAGGTCGAGAAACAAAGCAATATTCCTCAGCCTCTACCATTAAACCCACTTAAAATCGGTGGGATATAG
- the larE gene encoding ATP-dependent sacrificial sulfur transferase LarE: MLEQKREKLKAIFSEMERALIAYSGGVDSTLVAKIAYDVLGDRALAVTAKSPSLLPEELEDACIQAAAIGIPHEIIETHEMNNPHYTSNPVNRCYFCKSELHDTLKPLALERGYPYVVDGVNADDLRDYRPGIQAAKERGVRSPLAEVNVTKAEVRQLSKQLGLSWWDKPAQPCLSSRFPYGEEITVTKLQRVGRAEIYLRRLGLSNLRVRSEGDTARIELPPEQIKEFVLTTDLPTLVSAFQEFGFVYVSLDLEGYRSGKLNQVLQQEELSVKS, from the coding sequence ATGTTAGAGCAAAAACGAGAGAAACTAAAAGCAATATTTTCGGAAATGGAGCGGGCATTGATTGCCTATTCCGGGGGTGTGGATAGCACTTTAGTCGCCAAGATCGCCTACGATGTTTTAGGCGATCGCGCTTTAGCGGTTACGGCGAAGTCTCCTTCACTGTTACCCGAAGAACTGGAAGACGCCTGCATTCAAGCGGCGGCGATCGGCATTCCTCATGAGATTATTGAAACTCATGAGATGAACAATCCCCATTACACCTCAAACCCCGTTAACCGTTGTTATTTTTGTAAAAGCGAACTTCACGATACCCTCAAACCCCTGGCACTGGAGCGAGGTTACCCCTATGTGGTGGATGGCGTCAATGCGGATGATTTGAGAGACTATCGACCTGGAATTCAGGCTGCTAAAGAAAGAGGGGTGCGATCGCCTTTAGCCGAAGTGAACGTCACCAAAGCTGAAGTGCGCCAACTCTCCAAACAATTGGGACTTTCCTGGTGGGATAAACCGGCTCAACCTTGTCTGAGTTCGCGCTTTCCTTATGGCGAAGAAATCACCGTCACCAAGCTGCAACGGGTGGGACGTGCCGAGATTTATCTGCGTCGGTTAGGTTTGTCTAATCTGCGAGTGCGTTCAGAAGGCGATACCGCCCGAATTGAGTTACCGCCAGAGCAAATTAAGGAGTTTGTCTTAACGACAGATTTACCGACTCTGGTATCTGCCTTCCAGGAATTTGGCTTTGTCTACGTCTCCCTGGATTTAGAAGGATATCGCAGTGGCAAGTTGAATCAGGTGTTACAGCAGGAAGAATTGAGCGTTAAATCCTGA